The Mus pahari chromosome 5, PAHARI_EIJ_v1.1, whole genome shotgun sequence genomic sequence tattatatataactGTATCCACCTCCTCACTTTGCTCTCATTTACATTCTAATAAAGCATTAAGATCCAGTTCAGTAAGGAGCAGGAACCACATGCAGCAGGAGAGTAGGAATTAGGACTAAAAACACTACATGGAGAATCTACAGCTCACACTACAGCTCTTCTCTAAGCCTCACAAAACTGAAAGACCAGAAAGTACCTATCTTGAGGAGTTAATAAATCAGAGTGAGGAACAGCAGTACCTGTGGTCACAGCTACATAAGAGGCATTTCTGTTACTTATGTAGGGATTCAGATACAAAGGCAGAAAGTACGTGAGATACAGAAAGCCTGAGCCCCAAGCAAAGCTAAGTTCTAACCTTGAGACCATATGGCACAGTACAGTTTacatgagaaaaaggaaaagtatcAGATACACAATGGAAAGTTACAGGACTGCTGGGAGAAGCACATTAACTGACTTTAGAAAGATGCCTAGAATATAtgtttgtaatgtaaataaagtattaaCGTAATGCTAACCATCACAAGTAAACACAAACTTCTATGCTGAAGGAGCTCACTTAAGATTTCAGAATATAAATCTAGTTTAAGTGTTAGAGATGTCTTGCAAGGGGTAGGAACATAGGAAAAAAGGTAATGAAGCTTTTCAAAAGTCAAAAAGTCCAATAAAAACAAGATAACTACAAGCAAAGTTTATAACAGAGTGCATGGAGTTAGAAGATATGTATGATTAGACTCCTgactacagaaaaacaaagagggaaagaagaaaatcagagggaaacaaaaataaagttctaGGTTCTATCAAAGAATGGAAGTGGTTCAGATCCAAGACAGCTACACATTTTCACATGGTGGAGTTTTAAAATGTCATGAGAGAAGCCGTGTGAATATCACAGAGGCGCTGTCTAGACGAACAGTTACGTTGGGCAGCCAATCCAGTCTAGGCCCAATCTCAAAACAGTATTGGTGTCATCTAACTGGAaccaggaagaacagccaggatAAAGTTCACATGCCACTCATGTGGCATGCCTGAGACACTCCCATCTGTTAGCCTCTAGTTTCccattttacttctttaaaatcCAATCATCTTTGCTTTTCATGAAGCCAGAACCCTGCTAAAGAGTAAATAACATAATGTAAAATAACTTTAATCAGAGTTCCCATTTTATGACTGATTGTCAAAAagatttctatttcctttttaatctttttctatGTTTTCAACAAAACACTCCTCTACAGGgccagaagaaataaaataaaaatactaataagCCTCTTGGCTTCTTCGAATATCTTATATGGATATCTAAATCTGATTGGATCATTAAAATCtgacacagaaatgaaactaacaatttagtatttctttttaataaataatttaagagaCAGTATGAGTActaccttaaagaggaaaaaagtcTTTCTTACCTGATGCCCCTATATTTGTCTTATCTTCAGGAACCAGAGTTTTATCCTTACTTAAATCTTCAACTAAAAGTTTGTCAAAATGTTCAATACAAAGTCTGCTGTCGATCTGATACAGCAATGCAGGGCAAAGGTATGTGAATAGATCCGGTGAGATGGGAGAGTTGGGACCAAGACCAAAGTGTTTTAACAACTGAGTGACGTTCAAACACTGCAAGGAAATGGATAAAACAGAGTATAAGCAGGTTTTTAAGATTATGCAGAAAATGTTATTGTACaactaaaatattctaaatatcacTTGAAATACGGTAATACAAATACATAAGAGTCACGCTTTCCATAGGAATTTatgcaaaaaaaattaaaatagggaGACATACTACTAGATTACTAAAGAATTTCTAGAGATCTTTTTCCTATTCCAACAAAGGAAAGATGACTCAACCACATTCCCAAGATTCGTACAGGATCAAAAGGGCTCTGCCCAACCAAACTGCAGTATCAGTGACTCAAAATCCATTAGCACAGATATTTTTTCCTGCCAAAGGTATTTCAGAAGAATGTTATATTGAATGCTGGGGCACATTTTAGTTCAATGAGTTTGATTATCATAAGAGCAAAATAGTAACAATCCATTaaacatgcgcacacacacacacaatcacacactccAAAAGACATAGTATCAATAAATTCTAGCCCAATGTGAGCTGGGGGAAACCAAGATGAGAAAGAGCATGAACTGAAGCTGTCCTTGATGCCAGGTCTTGGGTTTAATCCtggcacaaaaagaaaaaagaaaaagggggagaaaaaaaaaaaaaaagatttatccaCTGACATTTcaaagacaaagcagaaagaaactaCCCAAGTTTGGATTTACCATGAAGTAAACACTAGTGTCTTATATTAAGATAAAGaactgggtgctggagagatggctcagaggttaagagcaccaattgctcttcaagaggtcttgagttcaattcccagcaaccacatggtggttcacaaccatctgtagtgagatccgATGctcacttctggtgtgtctgaagacagctacagtgtactcatatgaattaattttaaagagagagagagagagagagagagagagagagagagagagagagagagaactggaccctctcttttttccttttgtatttacCCAGTCTGGTTGTGTGCTTCATTGTTGACATAGTACCTCATTTTATCAATAGCTCAAAATAACcataaacacaaaatcaaaacctACTCTCAAGTCTTAGTAATGGTGAAGTACCACCCTGTTCAATGCTGAAGACATTTTCAAAGTCCCCTGGGTGTCAGGGCTTCAGAGCCGTGAGGATGAGAGCGCGGACTGAGAGCGCACACCTCAGGCTCGGACGCACACAGTAAACATGCGTACCATTTTCATGTAGGGAAGATGCTACAATCTGACCTACAATGATAAAAGTACACTTCAAAAAACTCActaagatttttatatattttattgttaaaacCACTGTTTATATCTGCTGGGAACACGTATCTGATGATTTAGCCAAAGAAGAAATGGTCTGAATTTACTCAAATACACACTATCCGCAAAGCAGTAACAAAAGCAATACCTGTCTACGTCCCATGTTGGATGGTCCCGCTTACTATTCATAGAAACATACATAacacaaatatttctaaattgtaATAAGATTGTTacaaaatcagaataaaaaataGTATTGGTATACATAtaccaaaaaagaaatacacttttttttttttaaagatttatttatttatttattatatgtaagtacactgtagctgtcttcagacactccagaagagggcatcagatcttgttacggatggttatgagccaccatgtggttgctgggatttgaactccggaccttcggaagagcagtcgggtgctcttacccactgagccatctcaccagcccagaaatacACTTTTAAAGAACGGAGGACATAATTGAAGGTAGAAAAGTTTTCAAAACTATGAAGatttaggagaaaaacaagaatgaTCCAGTAGTCCTGGGATTTCCAATCATTATGTATTTTTGCATTCACCCAGGTCTGTGAAGGACCTCAGTAAAGACTGGCATCACAATAGGCCTTATCAAAAAGTAATAGAGAAGTCCAATGCATTCACAAAAAACTCAGAAGCTAAAACAATGACTTGGAAGTGTAACTTCTTTTAATAAGTTAGTAATTATGCAAGAGAAGTTAGCTATTTCTAAAAAGATCTGGTTGAACAAGAgcaaacatgttttcattttctgatatttagaagtcagctacagtattaGCAGTGAAAACTTACTGGAGAGTCagaattcataaaacaaataataaaatgaattaaaggaTATATTATCAaacaacatttaaatatttagactagggggcctggagagatggctcagaggttaagagcacagactgctcttccagaggtcatgagttcaaatcctgacaacccacatggtggctctcagccatccttaatgagatctgatgcccttttctgatgtgtctgacgacagctacagcgtactcatataaataaaataaatctttattttaaaaaaaaaaaaaaattttagactAGGTTTGAGGAACCCgaattttagaataaataaaaaataaaaccctgatTAAAAATTTCCAACCTTGATTTTGAGCCCTTAATTCTGTTAGCAGTGTTCCACAAGTCTACACATGGCTGAGTTGTGATGTGACTGCTCTATGGTTAACCTTATCCTTATCTAAACTGCTCCACACCTACCTAAGAACTACTAAGTAACCACCACAGACACCACTGCATACCACCTTGTATACCTACTTCATGCTGGCGGTCATCTTCACTGTGCTCTTTGTGGCTAGGGGTGGAATAAATTGCACTTTTTTTAACATGTGGTGCTTCTCGCTTTCTAGTATGTCGAAGTTCACCTTCATTATCAGGATCAAGTTCTTGGTGTCCATGGCCAAGCTCATGACCATTGTGCTCAGGAAGATGAGCATGAGGATGGCCCGGGCTATGTACACGGTCAAGTTTGTGAACCCGGTTATGCTCATATTGCTCACTGTGATCATGGTTGGGGAGGAAACCTGGTGTATTAACctcagagttttcttttttcctcttccctttttccttcctcctgacCTTCACTGACTTCACTTCAGACTGCTCTTGTGTTTTATTGGTCTCTGGTGAAGGGCTGTGACCAGGCTCCCCATGCTCACTGTGAGCAATGGAGTCATTATGAACTCGATGAGTAGTGTTGTGATCCAGGTGATGATGCAAACGGTGGCGATGATGGAAGCGGTGATTGCGGTCATGCAGGTGTTTATCATCGGCTTTGATGGGCAGTTCAGCTGCCTCTTTCTCTGGATCacatttgtggtttctttttgATGTTACACTGGTCGTAGTATGGTTTTCTGCATTTAAATGATTGTGAAAATGCTGGTGGCTATGCGAATGGAAATGCTTTCCCTCTTGCACTGCCAGAATGTCTAAGTGAGAAACATGATCATGGCCAAGGTCCTCGTGATTAATCTCAACAACTTTGATCTCTCCAAGGCCCAAGTTTGTTAAAAGTTTCTCCAGACCAAAAAATGATAATCTTCCATTTTCACCGTAACGGTCAAAAAgtttttcaatatagtactttttttcattttcagcatCCTGCACTGAAAATTTGCTTGACTCTGACTCTGTCATCCCACGATGATGTCTGTGAAGCTCCTCGGGGCCATGGTCATGGTCTTCATGGCAGTGGTTGCAATGATGGAAAATAAATGTCAGTAAACAGATGAGGCAAAACTTCGTGTGTATATGCACCTTCATTTCTACTTTTCCT encodes the following:
- the Slc39a10 gene encoding zinc transporter ZIP10; amino-acid sequence: MKVHIHTKFCLICLLTFIFHHCNHCHEDHDHGPEELHRHHRGMTESESSKFSVQDAENEKKYYIEKLFDRYGENGRLSFFGLEKLLTNLGLGEIKVVEINHEDLGHDHVSHLDILAVQEGKHFHSHSHQHFHNHLNAENHTTTSVTSKRNHKCDPEKEAAELPIKADDKHLHDRNHRFHHRHRLHHHLDHNTTHRVHNDSIAHSEHGEPGHSPSPETNKTQEQSEVKSVKVRRKEKGKRKKENSEVNTPGFLPNHDHSEQYEHNRVHKLDRVHSPGHPHAHLPEHNGHELGHGHQELDPDNEGELRHTRKREAPHVKKSAIYSTPSHKEHSEDDRQHECLNVTQLLKHFGLGPNSPISPDLFTYLCPALLYQIDSRLCIEHFDKLLVEDLSKDKTLVPEDKTNIGASAWICGIISITVISLLSLLGVILVPIINQGCFKFLLTFLVALAVGTMSGDALLHLLPHSQGGHDHSNQHTHGHGHSHGHESKEFLEEYDAVLKGLVALGGIYLLFIIEHCIRMFKHYKQQRGKQKWFMKQSTEESTIGRKLSDHKLNSTPDADWLQLKPLAGTDDSVVSEDRLNETELTDLEAQQESPPKNYLGIEEEKIMDHSHSDGLHTIHEHEIHVTSHNHHDEDKAVLRKHNHQWHHRHAHHSQGPCHSGSDLKETGIANIAWMVIMGDGIHNFSDGLAIGAAFSAGLTGGISTSIAVFCHELPHELGDFAVLLKAGMTVKQAIVYNLLSAMMAYIGMLIGTAVGQYANNLPEMLHGDGDHEEHGFCPVGQFILQNLGLLFGFAIMLVIALYEDRIVFDIQF